One region of Populus trichocarpa isolate Nisqually-1 chromosome 4, P.trichocarpa_v4.1, whole genome shotgun sequence genomic DNA includes:
- the LOC112325479 gene encoding phenolic glucoside malonyltransferase 1, with protein sequence MAPQDSVKILELCQVAPAYISPESITDFSLPLTFLDIAWFKFPPAQQIIFYELTESSPTFFNLVILPRLKKSLSQTLFHFLPLAGHLVWPENSPKPILLYTPNDAISLTIAESNADLSHLSGNETRQAIESFPYIPELPTSDAKASVIALQITVFPNKGFSISIVCHHGILDGKSATTFLKAWAYICKHLEYDQQPSLPSELTPFLDRGVIKDAYGLEMIFLNQWLALTRPDTKSDSRSLKLVSNMAVSPDVVRATFQLTREDIEILRETISSQLEKVLQEELNPTKQMDYMSTFVLTCAYTVVCMVKARGGDSNRKIYFIFSADCRGRLDPPIPQNYIGNCITSQHIVIKAGVSMEECGVAMIAQRISGMIKGLEKGLFEGAKERLLELASIEPGTEIIGVTGSTRFEDYSWDFGWGRPNKVEFTGNARGGVISLARSREGTGGVEIGLALKMHEMENFVSFFVNNLKNFRRISK encoded by the coding sequence ATGGCTCCCCAAGATTCTGTGAAAATACTAGAGCTCTGCCAAGTTGCCCCAGCCTACATCTCACCCGAGTCAATCACCgacttctctctccctctcaccTTCCTAGACATTGCTTGGTTCAAATTTCCTCCAGctcaacaaattatattttatgagcTCACCGAGTCAAGTCCAACCTTCTTCAATCTAGTAATCCTCCCCAGGCTCAAAAAATCACTCTCCCAAACACTATTCCACTTTCTCCCACTTGCTGGCCATCTAGTGTGGCCAGAAAACTCCCCAAAACCCATCCTCTTATACACTCCAAATGATGCAATTTCACTCACCATAGCCGAGTCAAATGCAGACCTGAGTCATCTCTCAGGGAATGAAACTCGGCAAGCCATCGAATCGTTTCCATATATCCCTGAGCTGCCTACATCTGACGCTAAAGCTTCAGTGATCGCTTTGCAAATAACAGTGTTTCCTAACAAAGGGTTTTCTATTAGCATCGTTTGTCATCATGGAATTCTTGATGGGAAATCTGCTACAACTTTCCTCAAGGCATGGGCCTATATATGCAAACACCTAGAATATGATCAACAACCTTCGTTACCTAGTGAGCTAACCCCTTTTTTGGACAGGGGAGTTATCAAGGATGCATATGGACTTGAAATGATCTTCTTGAACCAATGGTTAGCACTGACCAGGCCGGATACAAAGTCCGACTCTCGAAGCTTGAAGTTGGTGTCAAACATGGCAGTGTCACCGGACGTAGTTCGAGCCACATTTCAGTTGACTCGTGAAGACATAGAGATCTTAAGGGAAACAATATCGTCCCAGTTGGAAAAGGTCCTTCAAGAAGAGCTAAACCCAACAAAACAAATGGACTACATGTCAACTTTTGTACTTACATGTGCATATACAGTAGTTTGCATGGTGAAAGCCAGAGGAGGGGATAGTAATAGAAAGATTTACTTTATATTCTCAGCAGATTGTAGGGGCAGATTAGACCCTCCGATTCCACAAAATTATATTGGTAACTGTATTACCAGCCAACACATTGTTATCAAGGCAGGAGTTTCCATGGAGGAATGTGGGGTTGCAATGATAGCACAGAGGATTAGTGGCATGATAAAAGGGCTAGAGAAGGGACTTTTTGAAGGAGCCAAGGAGAGACTACTTGAACTGGCTTCTATAGAACCGGGTACAGAAATCATTGGGGTTACTGGATCCACCCGATTTGAGGATTACAGCTGGGATTTTGGATGGGGAAGACCCAACAAAGTGGAGTTTACAGGAAATGCTAGGGGAGGAGTAATTTCTTTGGCAAGGAGTAGAGAGGGAACTGGTGGTGTTGAGATTGGTTTGGCTTTGAAGATGCATGAAATGGAAAATTTTGTTTCGTTCTTTGTTAACAACCTAAAGAACTTTCGGCGAATCTCAAAATAG